One part of the Mariniblastus fucicola genome encodes these proteins:
- a CDS encoding c-type cytochrome, with product MEVHTTTGKQRLNRLRPLSVGFVIILVCCLSAIVFAGTVGSGDRANSMLQDYPEGELGEIVKLGEAIVMNTAEHPLSKQYVGNKLNCTSCHLDGGRHETAASFLGTATAYPAWSPREQTVITLEDRALNCFMRSQNGTRPPNGSRVSVAVTTYITWLSQGSELKMNGEKPLGPNHTPALDLEGIQPDVARGEELYTDRCADCHGDNGDEEPPIWGADSYNDGAGLSRNAKLASWLKVAMPLDDATLTVQEAYDLAAFVNSHKRPHFVLSEHLPDDAKLGEYNGTVK from the coding sequence ATGGAAGTTCACACAACGACAGGTAAACAGCGGCTCAATCGATTGCGTCCGCTTTCCGTAGGCTTCGTTATCATCCTGGTTTGCTGTCTCTCCGCGATCGTTTTCGCTGGAACCGTTGGTTCTGGCGATCGAGCCAACTCGATGCTGCAGGATTATCCCGAGGGTGAGCTTGGCGAAATCGTGAAGCTTGGCGAGGCGATCGTGATGAACACCGCGGAACATCCGCTTTCGAAACAGTACGTGGGAAACAAGCTCAACTGTACGTCCTGCCATTTGGATGGCGGGCGACATGAAACGGCGGCAAGTTTTCTTGGAACGGCCACCGCGTATCCGGCTTGGTCGCCTCGTGAGCAAACGGTCATCACATTGGAAGACCGTGCGTTGAACTGTTTCATGCGAAGCCAAAACGGGACGCGTCCACCAAACGGTAGCCGCGTTTCAGTCGCGGTGACGACTTACATTACGTGGTTGTCGCAAGGATCAGAATTGAAGATGAACGGCGAGAAACCGCTGGGCCCGAATCACACGCCGGCGTTGGATCTGGAAGGGATCCAGCCAGATGTGGCACGCGGGGAAGAACTCTACACGGATCGGTGTGCTGATTGTCATGGCGATAATGGTGACGAAGAACCGCCTATTTGGGGAGCCGACTCTTACAACGACGGGGCGGGTTTGAGTCGCAATGCGAAACTGGCGTCGTGGTTGAAAGTCGCCATGCCTCTCGATGACGCGACGCTGACTGTTCAGGAAGCCTATGACCTCGCTGCTTTCGTCAACAGCCACAAACGTCCGCACTTCGTTCTGTCAGAACATCTTCCTGACGATGCAAAGTTGGGCGAGTACAACGGTACTGTTAAATAA
- the cysC gene encoding adenylyl-sulfate kinase → MSEEKTLVTWHDHSVARPRGCVVWFTGLSGSGKSTVANCVDAKLNELSARSFVLDGDNIRHGLNASPEILAPIHGDEFAKRFGLSFGPQDREENIRRIGCVAEIFCSSGTIALTAFVSPYRADRDRVRDLVTRGGAEGSENEFVEVFVDTPIEICEQRDPKGLYKKARAGEIKGFTGIDAPYEAPAKPEIHLQGDLPVETLADQVIAWLKDKGKL, encoded by the coding sequence ATGTCCGAAGAAAAAACACTCGTCACCTGGCACGACCACTCCGTAGCACGACCGCGAGGATGCGTCGTCTGGTTCACCGGGCTTAGCGGTAGCGGCAAAAGCACCGTCGCCAACTGCGTCGATGCAAAACTGAACGAACTTTCAGCCCGCAGCTTCGTACTCGACGGCGACAACATCCGACACGGCCTCAACGCCAGCCCGGAAATCCTGGCTCCGATTCACGGCGACGAATTCGCCAAACGGTTTGGGCTGAGCTTCGGGCCGCAGGACCGGGAAGAGAACATTCGGCGCATCGGCTGTGTTGCCGAGATCTTTTGCTCGTCAGGAACGATCGCTTTGACGGCTTTCGTTAGCCCCTACCGTGCGGACCGCGACCGAGTTCGTGATCTGGTAACGCGCGGCGGTGCGGAAGGTTCAGAAAACGAATTTGTAGAAGTCTTCGTCGACACGCCGATCGAAATTTGCGAACAGCGTGACCCCAAGGGCTTGTACAAAAAAGCTCGCGCCGGCGAAATCAAGGGCTTCACGGGAATCGATGCGCCTTACGAGGCTCCTGCCAAACCCGAGATTCATCTGCAGGGCGATTTGCCGGTGGAAACGCTGGCGGATCAAGTCATCGCGTGGCTGAAGGATAAAGGCAAGCTTTAA
- the mobA gene encoding molybdenum cofactor guanylyltransferase — MAHESERPFEIAAIVLCGGESSRMGFDKFRLPLGDRTFLECVVSELLNVVDGPIIAAASKRTLEEVTKIRDQIGVDRFSVVVDQRDDSGPLEGIRVGLEAAGKCSRWAFVTSCDVPLICPAVLNVLQDALLASDMADVEAAIPMTTNRIYGMTAIYRCSAAEKVAAMIERKQLRVSDLAKELKTQQVNMEQIRAADPELDSMKNLNSPSQYLDFLRGRGLDCPASIEELLRHG, encoded by the coding sequence ATGGCACACGAATCGGAACGTCCTTTTGAAATCGCAGCCATCGTCCTGTGCGGCGGCGAGAGTAGCCGGATGGGTTTCGACAAATTTCGTTTGCCGCTTGGCGATCGCACGTTCCTGGAATGCGTAGTCAGTGAACTTCTGAACGTTGTCGACGGTCCGATCATCGCCGCCGCCAGCAAACGTACGCTCGAAGAAGTCACCAAAATTCGCGATCAGATCGGAGTCGATCGATTTTCGGTGGTCGTCGACCAGCGAGACGACTCGGGGCCGTTGGAAGGGATTCGAGTCGGATTGGAAGCGGCTGGCAAATGTTCCCGCTGGGCTTTTGTCACCAGCTGCGATGTGCCGCTGATCTGCCCGGCGGTGCTGAACGTTTTGCAGGACGCGTTGCTTGCGTCTGACATGGCGGATGTCGAAGCCGCGATTCCGATGACGACGAATCGAATCTACGGCATGACAGCAATTTACCGCTGCAGCGCGGCGGAAAAAGTCGCTGCGATGATCGAGAGAAAGCAGCTTCGGGTTTCCGATCTGGCGAAGGAGCTCAAAACCCAACAGGTGAACATGGAGCAGATTCGCGCCGCCGATCCGGAGCTTGATTCGATGAAGAATTTGAACTCTCCCAGCCAGTACCTTGATTTCCTCCGTGGTCGAGGGCTCGATTGCCCTGCCTCGATCGAGGAACTGCTGCGACACGGGTGA
- a CDS encoding formylmethanofuran dehydrogenase subunit C, with protein sequence MPILFELKSKPGLPLDVRNLVPDSVKEMTPTQIGNLEIGLGNRSVPVSQWFDVSGESGDAEVVFQGSLENVHAIGHSMSCGKIEVRGSTGRHVGASMSGGEIVVDGDVSDYPGYEMQGGTIVVRGDAGDHVGGCYPGAKYGMNRGVILIAGSAGKGLGYRMRRGTIVVGGDVADHTAWQMRAGTIIVFGKCSGWVGVDMRRGTIIVQESFPMPQTFAEGPQVVVPVVAMLDRWLAGVCDRYGISVPSIAASSVRTWHGDALAGGRGELLVAMTR encoded by the coding sequence ATGCCAATCCTGTTCGAACTCAAGTCCAAACCAGGTCTGCCGCTGGACGTGCGAAATTTGGTGCCCGACTCCGTCAAGGAAATGACGCCAACTCAAATTGGAAACCTTGAGATCGGGCTCGGCAATCGCAGCGTTCCGGTTTCTCAATGGTTTGATGTTTCTGGTGAGTCTGGCGACGCAGAGGTTGTTTTTCAAGGATCGCTGGAGAACGTTCACGCGATCGGCCACTCGATGAGCTGTGGAAAAATCGAAGTGCGTGGTTCGACCGGGCGTCACGTTGGAGCATCGATGTCGGGAGGCGAGATTGTCGTCGACGGCGATGTCTCCGACTATCCTGGCTATGAGATGCAAGGCGGTACCATCGTGGTTCGTGGCGATGCGGGCGATCACGTCGGAGGTTGCTACCCCGGAGCGAAGTACGGAATGAATCGCGGCGTCATTTTGATCGCCGGTTCGGCTGGCAAGGGATTGGGCTACCGCATGCGACGCGGAACCATTGTTGTGGGCGGCGATGTAGCTGATCACACCGCGTGGCAGATGCGTGCCGGCACGATCATCGTGTTTGGAAAGTGTTCCGGGTGGGTGGGCGTCGATATGAGACGCGGCACGATTATCGTTCAGGAGTCGTTTCCCATGCCGCAGACGTTTGCGGAAGGCCCGCAGGTGGTTGTTCCGGTGGTTGCGATGTTGGACCGGTGGCTTGCTGGAGTCTGTGATCGCTATGGCATTTCTGTTCCGTCGATTGCGGCGTCATCAGTTCGAACGTGGCACGGTGATGCACTGGCGGGTGGTCGAGGAGAGCTACTTGTTGCAATGACCCGCTAA